The genomic stretch CTTAttttccaaagttttctcctcgaagatcatttttcatcttcggtttaaaataacttttgcactctccaactgaaaaagtaccaagaagtaggtgaacaaatactgtcaaaattattcagagtattttcttgcttgcaggtggcttaaagggaacccaaagtgatTCTTTGGGGGTATATTCATATACTTACCTTCTATGCGATCCAATTTGTTCGCCACTGTCAGCCGGTAAATGCAGCATGTCGACAGCCTGTTGACGCATAGGCAGGAAAGAGAGGCATCAGCTGCAATAGGGATGCCTAGTGCCCGCCAGTGGGCGGCCATTACAGCCAGAGATGCACCCCCTTCCCTGCCTCATATAGCCATGCCAGGAAATAAACATACTACTAGCAATAAAGGTAATACAATGGAGGGCTAGAAAGTATAAGTAAGAGAGTGGCTATGCCTCTATGTGCTACTAACAAATACAGTATAATGTGCTGGGAAAAGTATAAAATATATGCTTGCTAAAGCAAAAAGTCTTATTAGGAATGCAGGAAGTCTTATCAACTGTTCCAAAGAATGCTAGACGTCTCGTAATGCAGCTGTGAATTGTTGCTGATCTTCCAACTTCAACATTAGTTGCTTAATGTAGGAAGGGGTGCAGATACATATCAATAATATAAAATAGATAAGGCACATGGTGACACTAATCCCCAGGTACTAAAGAGCTGAGCTTAGTTATTAACAATCCACTTCATCTCTTTTTCCTGTGACTGCTTTTCAAGTGGGGCAGTTTCATAAGACTTGTGTAcagctgatttttttccccattattaAAGAAGAGAACTGAAAAatgatagacctgtaagcttattaCCAGTTGTGTGTAAACTGTAGGTATCTAAGGTATGATACAAAATGACATAGCATAGATTGCTGTACTCAGTTTAGATAATAAAacataaggtgcccatacataatgtgtgggcagatcgaccaattgaccaagagacagatctctctctgattgaatatgAACAGAGATAGAGATCTGTTAGCTgcacatacactgcaggccaattcccaatcgatttcagcatgaaatttctcGGGAATCACCCTTGTGACGATACCTCACCTCTGCCCCCCACCCCCTAAATGTTAATGTGCCTGTACATTCAAATCTCACCTGGTCCAGCTACAGCGACTGTCCAGCTTCTTTGGGTCTTGTCTGTAGCTTGTGCATGACCATTCCACATGGTTGCCGTGTATGGCACGTGGCGCATGTgttgatgtcacacatgcgccacgTGTGATAcatggcaaccacatggggcgctcAAGGTAGCAGCAGACCAGACTCGCAGCAGCCGGATTAGGTGAGATTTAAATGCATAGGCACCGGGGAGCACATTAACATTTATAAGGGCATTTGTTTGTCATAGAGCATGCCATTACTGACACACACCAATCGACCTTGATCAATATAATCAAATCAAATATATCTTTAGTATAACCAAGATTCATACTGGCATTGCCAAAgccgagggggaggggaggacatggAACAGGGTGGGGGTACAATGGGTAAGCAGTTCATGGATTTGATATTTTAAGGTTTATAGTTTCTTTATGCTTCTCTCTGTGGCATTGTGTGGcgcagtgtgcagcgattgtcactgtggattcttcTTCTCCTAGTAGAGTGTagagttttctctcatcctctaatgagtgaaagtctggaaatagttgCTAGAATATTTCTTGAAGAAgatttccctggttgcagtatatttggcatTCTCGTTctcgagggtcttctgctcacagtgttggtatAGTCTCTTCTCTCCCTGAGTTTGtaggtctgtctgtgtctcccagactcgatTTGAAGGTTGTGAGCATTCAATCTGTAGCTGCTCAGAATTTTCATCTCTTGAGTGTTTTGGggattttccaggtatggggccattttatattctctctgtagggactggtatatggttagctttcgtgactgttttatttcactcctcaatTTATCTACATAGTCCTCTTtcctcttggctgtggtgtgcttTATTCGGGCTCTTGATAGGACCCGTGTATTTGGGTTTGGAAGGAGAGTTGACCACTTCTTTCAGGGAacatggcttttcttggtctttatATTACAACATGGCTTTGTAGTGTGGTGAGTCAGGGCAGctattctgtaggtgggcccagtatgacagcactcttttgtgtatctcaagcagtaatgggaatctacCCAGCTCAGCTCCGCtgctcagctcggcaggcattgtttgaggtacttcAATTGACATGGAGGAGGTGTTTGCAGAAttccaggtggaatatttctgaagggctagattcccattttgatttatatgtgtaggtgATGGGGCCCCATACTTCGCTTCCGTagagtaggattggggtgatgacactgtcaaagactttcagccagacctggtttgaggtggtacagttctgTTTCCTGATGGTATAGAACAttcggcatgctttggcttttagggcctctatggcccggttcacattagcggttgctatccggaatcgccgtgccggagccgtgccggagccggaccgcatgcggaccggacgaaacggacgcacggcatagcaatgaaagtctatgcgaccgttcacatgcgtccgtttcgtccggaccggagccagaccggatccggactccggcgtccgttccaacatgcgctattttttggtccggctggtccggctgacgtatccggaccggagccggaatgttgcatccggccaatggaaaccaatgagaaccggagagcgcacaacacactggctataaaaaccggatgttataacacacttcctatgctgactctatggtatggtggccattttggatggggaccacatggcaccagcgttcacagagtggagcagcagtgacttcatgctggagctgtttggcagcaacatgtctgacgatatgtctgataacgagggggtgaggccctacacatcagaagacctcatcctacaggtgcagcaggtaccagccctgtgggacaagggggatgcggaccacagcaacatcaaaaaatgcagaggcctgtggaaaaaaattgccaagctgtatgtggaggactttgagcacttgagcaagagacagcaaggcacagagggtatgttgactagaagtttttggggggggcttgtggtttagcttgtgatgtattccacttttgctatggatttgtgtcacccacgtgttgcccacccacccgtggcccacccacctgttccccacccacctgtaccccacctgtgatgtatcccacccacctgtgatgtatcccacccacctgtaccccacctgtgatgtatcccacccacctgtaccccacctgtgatgtatcccacccacctgcgatgtatcccacccacctgtaccccacctgtgatgtatcccacccacctgtaccccacctgtgatgtatcccacccacctgcgatgtatcccacccacctgtgatgtatcccacccacctgtaccccacctgtgatgtatcccacccacctgtaccccacctgtgatgtatcccacccacctgtaccccacctgtgctgtatcccacccacctgtaccccacctgtgatgtatcccacccacctgtgatgtatcccacccacctgtgatgtatcccacccacctgtaccccacctgtgatgtatcccacccacctgtaccccacctgtgatgtatcccacccacctgtaccccacctgtgctgtatcccacccacctgtaccccacctgtgatgtatcccacccacctgtgatgtatcccacccacctgtgatgtctcccacccacctgtgatgtatcccacccacctgtaccccacctgtgatgtatcccacccacctgtaccccacctgtgctgtatcccacccacctgtaccccacctgtgatgtatcccacccacctgtgatgtatcccacccacctgtaccccacctgtgatgtaccccacctgtgctgtatcccactcacctttgatgtatcccacccacctgtgatgtctcccacccacctgcgatgtaccccacctgtgcacataaaacatacacaatgaccaattattaaacatcaatttattgtaaaaaattaagacatttaaaatcacttaaaaacttgaaactccaaaataaacacatttcaacaaaacatattaaaaaccaaacattcaccctcgtcctgggggtgtggtaaaataaagtctcagttggtccctgttccgcagtgacactacccttggcctggttgcatacctccgcaggggcattagtggaagcacattcgggggttccggagtctctctttcctcctgccacacaaagttgtggaggatgcatgctgccttcaccacgacaactgcgttgcccggtttcagcagcatgggcgtgtggaacaccctccactttgacaccaggatcccaaatgtgcactccaccattctccttgcacggctcaactgagcattgaagtgtagctggctggcatcaagtcccctgtctgggtacggacgcattacatggtcggacagggcgaaggcctcgtcccccacaaacacataggggtaggccggtgcccttgtcccaggccagggtctgtcacgggggagacgcagtctgccttcctccataagccggcaaagggtcgtacgctggaaaattccagagtcattggaactaccgtacgaccccacgtccacgtacacaaacttgtagtccgcatctgccactgccattagaacaatgctgaagtattttttatagttgaaataatggctgccactccccacgggtttctgaatccggatgtgtttcccatccagtgcgccaacacaattaggaaacttgcactcggtccagaagccctgggcgatctcctcccatttcgtggtgtccggcacaggcatgtatctggccctcagtcgcgtccaaaggatcctcgaagtcctcacgacgatgcctgccaccgtgctcttcccaatacgaaatgtgacatgtagcgatgtatatgtttgtccagttccgatgtacctacaagagaaataatcgaaatcaatttttcatgtcgttacaggagaaaggttcaagacaaggtggcgcaatatacgtgatgcatacgtgaaatggctacggaagaaaaaacttgccgaacgaagtggcagtggcgggggaaagcgacaaaaagactaccaatttgccaagcaattgtctttcatcaatgcaagcctggaacctagactgtaagtaccactactgtgggcaggaactgagagctcattttagcagacaactaccatgacttcggccatgtattgctataaactggcctcaattcccatggctagcgaacttttctcacaagctttatcaaatgtttggtagaaacggttgataaagtgtttgctagtgtttgctagctctgtgaattgacgccacatgctgtttggcacaccaataaatattgtttttatctacaggactgaagacaatttggagcaagaggaaccgacccaggaggcacggttcagcagtgaggagagcttggtggatgatgacgtcgccgatgtaacctatgtccccgaggagaggagtaggaggagggagtccttagctatcccagctctctcctttgatgttgacttgggagaagagagcttggatgttgaggttgcaggaccgagtgtggatgaagctgcacctccacaatcgaccgctatggaagctcccggggaacaagaacaaagtgaggagcaccgagagactgcagcacaaccagcgcgcagggcaaccccgacacaggccagaggacgggaagatgctgccacaccaccagtgaggaccaccacaccagtgaggcgtcgaggtaccctccccccaacaaggagagagacagagtccaagatgtccggggctgtctccggacttctcgggattcttcagagccaccaaactctcataacccggcagttgcaagatgaggacaggggccatatcatggagcagtacaagtcccacatcacttcactgcaatgtgagctcgacgctgtacatgggcactacagggacgagcttaaaatgatgcatgagatgcacagaggagaaatcgaccaactgcgtgcgcagcatcatcagtcggtgggccagctgcagaacatgatgcagcaaatgcatcaacaaagcaaggaactactgaaattgcaggcacacccgtgttttcacactgtgatgtctctaataccatatttggaaaaggtgccttcccaaaacttgatggcgtgccattccactttgctggaggtgatcaaacagcacatggacacgccattattgcaaccaccaatttttagacccccacaaccaacagcggtgcccacctggcaatcatcacagatgtacaccggctacagaggcagtcaatatgggccaccgctgtcagggtccagctcatccacgaccagcacccaagagagtccagatttccaggcagcaactcccaccttttctagtagtggtgccgatacaatttgaaaaaaaaagtcaaattgttcctggacatgctcctctgaatacctccgatcctcggagtaaggataccatcacagggctttttagcccaaccttttccctgccccatctccttcaaccaaggttcagaggtgttcagatgaccatgtcagggaacttttggttttgctggacttgaactttagggcctggtgtccccgaaagacactacctgggtcacaaccttgtgcctgttgcactgcacctgtagtcctgcacctgtgcctttgattcctcttgttccttactttgttgttcctaatcacttgcacaagacccttggagccatgggtgaaggataccttcactggtcggtgagaggcctagccttttcactgacctgtgtccttcatccatggctcagagggtcctgtgccagtggttaggtttttgaagcactaataatttagggccttttgtccccaaaagacactacctgtagtcctgctcctctgccatcggttcctcttgctcctcactttgttcttgttcctaatcacttgcacaagacccttggagccatggatgaaggacaccttgactggtcggtgagaggcctagccttttcactgacctgtgtccttcatccatggctcagagggtcatgtgccagtggttaggtttttaaagcacttaaattttagggcctggtgtccccgaaagacactacctgggtcacaaccttgtgcctgttgcactgcacctgtagtcatgcacctctgccatcggttcctcttgctcctcactttgttcttgttcctaaccacttgcacaagaccctttgaaccatggatgaaggacaccttgactggtcggtgagaggcctagccttttcactgacctgtgtccttcatccatggctcagagggtcctgtgccagtggttaggtttttaaagcacttcaattttagggcctggtgtccccgaaagacactacctgggtcacaaccttgtgcctgttgcactgcacctgtagtcatgcacctctgccatcggttcctcttgctcctcactttgttcttgttcctaaccacttgcacaagaccctttgaaccatggatgaaggacaccttgactggtcggtgagaggcctagccttttcactgacctgtgtccttcatccatggctcagagggtcctgtgccagtggttaggtttttaaagcacttcaattttagggcctggtgtccccgaaagacactacctgggtcacaaccttgtgcctgttgcactgcacctgtagtcatgcacctctgccatcggttcctcttgctcctcactttgttcttgttcctaaccacttgcacaagacccttgaaaccatggatgaaggacacctacactggtcggtgagaggcctagccttttcactgacctgtgtccttcatccatggctcagagggtcctgtgccagtggttaggtttttgaagcactaataatttagggccttttgtccccaaaagacactacctgtagtcctgctcctctgccatcggttcctcttgctcctcactttgttcttgttcctaatcacttgcacaagacccttggagccatggatgaaggacaccttgactggtcggtgagaggcctagccttttcactgacctgtgtccttcatccatggctcagagggtcatgtgccagtggttaggtttttaaagcacttcaattttagggcctggtgtccccgaaagacactacctgggtcacaaccttgtgcctgttgcactgcacctgtagtcatgcacctctgccatcggttcctcttgctcctcactttgttcttgttcctaaccacttgcacaagaccctttgaaccatggatgaaggacaccttgactggtcggtgagaggcctagccttttcactgacctgtgtccttcatccatggctcagagggtcctgtgccagtggttaggtttttaaagcacttcaattttagggcctggtgtccccgaaagacactacctgggtcacaaccttgtgcctgttgcactgcacctgtagtcatgcacctctgccatcggttcctcttgctcctcactttgttcttgttcctaaccacttgcacaagaccctttgaaccatggatgaaggacaccttgactggtcggtgagaggcctagccttttcactgacctgtgtccttcatccatggctcagagggtcctgtgccagtggttaggtttttaaagcacttcaattttagggtctggtgtccccgaaagacactacctgggtcacaaccttgtgcctgttgcactgcacctgtagtcatgcacctctgccatcagttcctcttgctcctcactttgttcttgttcctaaccacttgcacaagacccttgaaaccatggatgaaggacacctacactggtcggtgagaggcctagccttttcactgacctgtgtccttcatccatggctcagagggtcctgtgccagtggttaggtttttaaggcactaataatttagggccttttgtccccaaaagacactacctgtagtcctgctcctctgccatcggttcctcttgctcctcactttgttcttgttcctaatcacttgcacaagacccttggagccatggatgaaggacaccttgactggtcgatgagaggcctagccttttcactgacctgtgtccttcatccatggctcagagggtcctgtgccagtggttaggtttttgaagcacttcaatttattagggcctggtgtccccgaaagacacttgggcagctatgccctgcaactcttccagcacaaagttggtggttggtgttccttaaaactgaccgggctataccatagatatgttatttttttgtcttccatgttggaagaatgtttccatgttggaaagtggttgtttttgcaataaaaaaatttgtttttacatacctcagtgtgatgagtagttgttcttgtggtgtgactgctctcctgaacgtggtatccttcttcctaaggtcatccttcaccatctccaaaagggtatcaaacctgtcaggagatgtaaaggaagaagctgtaaagtatgttgtgggacaaggtgttgggtggaggatgggggaggtgtgtttacagaggtttgggagtgttgtggagggtgggggtgtagtgaatagctaggtatacaggggtgtgggggtcagggtggtgtgtttagctaggtatacagggatgaggtgttgtgggggtgagggtgtggtgtttaggaatggtgggggttggtgtatttaggcctatatacttacaggggaatagacatccgagtgtagctgtagaacttctgtgggtgtcgtctgaggtcccggtagagggcctggaactctcccttcctctgcctcctggctagtagagggtgcacccaccatctcctgcgaggagcacgccttctccccacatagtagtaggtaaacaacaggaaggagagaattcccaggtaataagcgtaaaaaatgactggatccatggtcccaactgctgtctctgtatccaaggatggtctccacacgtccagctgtctccaacaatgaccccagagcttctgctgacctcccagaaccccaggtatttatacaggttgttatctctttaagaatccggatccggaccgcaaccgtgttcataccgcacggaaaccgtatgcaaccggaccggatccagaccggatccggacaggaaccgtacggttcaggtccgatccggctccggtgcggtccggacatccggtgcggttttcgcaaaaccgcaagtgtgaacggggcctatggCTGATTTGAggctttcagattggttgatttccagaccaaggtaggtatattttGTCAGTTCTGttgatttcacagtcattgagtgaaaatgatgggctctgggctggctttgtgtttttcctctggaacagcATGGTTCTGGTTTTCTTCAGATTTATGGGGAGTGCCCATGGTGTGCTgaatttctccaggatttctaGGCTGTCTTCAGCCCAAAATCAGTCAAAACGTCGTAAGCAGTTTGTGATGGCTAGGCGACTGAGTCAGAGTGGGGTCAGTGGGGTGGTTCTGGCCTACAGTGGTCCAAGGAAAGCCAACCAGAGATCTAGCGGCTCGGTCATGGGTGTATTGATCCATAGTAATGTAAACACCTGACAAATTTACATGGAGCAAAGTTTCCATCAGAAGATTAGTTGAAAAGAATTATATAATGGTGTGCgtacacacaaataataatttcaGCAGGCTGCTCATTGCACATGTATACCTCATACGGCTTTGCTGACTTCAAGCCAATGTGCCAGGATGACATTTTGTTTAACactcctcaattcactaagatcatgctggagataataaggcaagagataacttgccagcacacagtgagagagttatcttatctcttcattccttaagttaactcctctgtagttaagttacctcctatgtagttaatttaccttctctgtagttattttcacacgcagttaataaacagcctgtctttaactgtggagttattttaaggattgaagagttaacttaaagacagaagagttaactttaggtttgcctgaggtaaaatgtttcctgaatatgacatgcctcatcaccatggtgaccactctagaaacattattaaccacttgccgaccgcacgcttataccgtgcgtcggcaaagtggcagctgcaggaccagcgacgcagtactgcgtcgccagctgcag from Hyperolius riggenbachi isolate aHypRig1 chromosome 5, aHypRig1.pri, whole genome shotgun sequence encodes the following:
- the LOC137517562 gene encoding uncharacterized protein; its protein translation is MEAPGEQEQSEEHRETAAQPARRATPTQARGREDAATPPVRTTTPVRRRGTLPPTRRETESKMSGAVSGLLGILQSHQTLITRQLQDEDRGHIMEQYKSHITSLQCELDAVHGHYRDELKMMHEMHRGEIDQLRAQHHQSVGQLQNMMQQMHQQSKELLKLQAHPCFHTVMSLIPYLEKVPSQNLMACHSTLLEVIKQHMDTPLLQPPIFRPPQPTAVPTWQSSQMYTGYRGSQYGPPLSGSSSSTTSTQESPDFQAATPTFSSSGADTI